The genome window cataCCTACGACATATAGTATGGAATACCAAATATATGCCTCTGCAGTTAATAATAGAAGGGAAGGTTGAAGGAAAAAGACAAGGGCGAAGAAAAACATCCTGGTTGAACAATATAAAGCAGTGGACTCGACTGCGAAGTGTAGACCAGCTATTTCATACTGCAGTTCACAGAAGAAAAACACAACATGTGGTCGCCAACATCCATTAATGGataagaagcagcagcagcagcagcagcagcagcagaagaagaagaagaagaagaaagaagcaagaagcaaagcaatgtcataaagtttttaatacacaaagcacagtcagtaaatCCATATATCTTAACTAAGTAAATTCAATGTCTTTTGTATTCATGaagataagattgcagcactgaaatctgtcacTGATGCAAACTTCTGAAAAAAACATCTATCACACAGTTAAAAAAGAATAACAACAGTATCTATTGGTTCTTTTGTAAACtaattttagataaaactttaaatcatgACTTTTTTTTACCCAATTTTGATTAAATGAACCCTGTATGTTGCTCCAAGCTGTGCTTAATTTACCTGTGAGAATCCCATGAAAATTTGTCTGGTGGTTTTGGAGATTAACATATTcaaacaaacagacagacatgacagtttttttgttttgtttttagtatGTATCATAAGTTGTAACTACAGTTACTGTGCACTGTGTAGGGGATACACAGTTAGTAGCACATTTTGAAAGACACATTTAGTTACAAGTTGCATATGTTTTGATTAGATGCCACTTTAGTAATATGTATGTCAATAACAATGCTTATTTATGTAAGTATCTTCATAGATGGCCTCAAGAGACAAAGTAATCCTCATTCCACGTCATCACACATCCTCGAGAAGGGCTTTAGCAGCATATGGGAATTAGAGCCACCTCTTTGCATTATCAGCCACAACAGATGAAATTTTGCATCTTACCACTGTGACAGTTTAATAGCAACAGATCAACAATTTCTTTCTGTTCCATATTATTGTCTAATGATAATTTCTTGCCCACTGTTTCACTCAACTAACTGAATTTTGTCAAAGAAGTGATACATAAGAATAGTAAGTACGAAAAGTATAAAATCAACATGTGGATGCCACGAATGCTGTCTGCCTATTTGGTTGTTTTCTGTGTTTTACTGGCTTATGGTCTTTACAGTGACAGAAGAGACCTAAATCTCTTAGTCCCATGGCAGAGGATAAGAAATTTGCAGAGAAATTAGTTACAGAAACATGCAAGTCTCTGGCGTAGATGCTTCCATGTTCAAATACAGGAGACCTTGAGTGATCCCAAAAATGTTACTATATGTGATACAAATATAATATACACAGATAGATAACAAATCTACTCACCATGAGGCAGTTGGAGAACATACATATACAAAGGTtaaggaaatttgcaagctttcagagctggtggctccttctggcagaaggctgaaggggaaggaagagcgaTGAAGAAAAGGGACTCCTgaagtttaggaaatggggagtttGGAAAAATTGCCTAGAATTCCAGGTTATGGatgacttaccagatgggatgagaaggaaagattgattgctCCTATTCATTCCATCCACTAAGTCTAGCCTGATCTggtttctgggtgacttttccaaatgtCCTAAACCTGACCTCTCCTTTCACTTCATTCCTCTTCCTTTGGCCCTTTTGCCAGAGGGAGCCACTGGCTCCGTAAACCTGCAAATTTCCTTAATCTTTATATGGGTATGCTCTCCTGCTGTGgcatggtgagtaaattttttatctaacAAGTTACATTATATGTTGAAAAATTGGAAACTGGCTATACGATGACTCGTACAATGATTCTTGGAGCAACACAAGCAACCTTTACAATTTTGATGAGTCACCAAAATCAGAGCACTATTTAGCTTTTCCCCTAGTTTCTCCACTGATCAGAATTTTCAGTGACTTCCTTCACTCCTGTACCTTACATCCTAATCCTCTTACACTCAccccattttatttatttcccttcATCCTACAAAATGGGCATTTGCCTGTCAGCTCTGCTGCAAGTTTCCTTGTTTCTGTAGCAGGAAAAGTTTTAAATCTTAGTAGTTACATGGCCCTTTATTTCCTGTCTTTTTCTGTGGAGCAtgaaaaaagttaattatatttagAAATAATTTCTGGGTGAATATGACTAAAAATCATTCTGAGACTTACAGCGAAAGGAATGCAGAAGTATTTTCCCCACTTCTGAGAAAATAAGATCTACACTGCTGCACTAAAACAAAGATTTATAAATGCGAACTAATCATCAGAAAGGAGGTGCAAGACTCAAAGAAGTTATCAAGgtttttttttaacattaacatGCAACAATTGGTACAATATTTAAGCATACCCAGTCTTTGCAAAATTTGTCCACAACTTCACCATCCTTCGTATAGTTGACATTTCTATAGAGTCATGTTCTACAGTGATATCAACAATTGACATATGGAATAAGTATCCAATATCATCGATATGACAAACacctgaaataaaatgatcaaatagcaataaacaaaaaatttcagaacatCTGTGACAGTGTTAAAACTAAGTTTATATTTGTGCACAGAAATAGTAACAAAGTAATTACCAGGAAGATGAGATGCACCGACAAAACGTTTGAAGACACCCAGAACACTATCAAACCcaaaattataataatataatgggCTGCGACTATACTTCACATGGTAATTTGCTGTTTGGTACACTCCGTGTGCGAAGTTTATATCAGTCTGCAACTAAAGGCCAGAAAAAGCTCATTGATATCTCGAAATTCAGATGATATACTGAAACAGTCatgtagaaaaattaatttcacatacatttaCATAATCCATTATGCTATCTTTTGTGAGTGCTTTACCATCAAAGTAAAACTGTCTTATCATATCACTGGCTTTCTTCAATCTTTCACTTTCTCTCAGTTCCATATCCTCCGGCACAAATCTTTCAAAGTCTGCGTCTATTTCTTTCAGTAACTCTGGCTTTTTTAGAATATCTGAAATTTTTAATAAGTATCAGAAGTTATTAATTTTAACAACCTGTACAATGGAAACTATGAGGATGACATACTTCTAAGCTCCATTAAGCCTTCATGAGAAGTAACTCCAGTTAGGTAAGGCACATCACAGAATTTTCCTGATTTTACAATGTTTTGTGGGTTATCAGGTAGGAAGACTTCTTGTGAACTGCCGGAGTCCTTTTCTGGTATTGGTAAAAATGGTATGCTGTTTCCTCTCCGTTTGTCCTAGCATAGAAAAAAttatagtaacaacaacaacaacaacaacaataataataataataataatgagctaaTTTACACTATCTCCAAACTCTCCAACAGACAGAGAAAATCATCATACGTTCAGTGTAACAGTTTGAGCACCAagtaagctcactggacaaaatattaaGAACCCCATTAAAGACGCAGATTAGCCACTTTGGAATGCTGCATGTGGTGCGCAAATGATAACTGGCAATTTTATGGCTCTCAACTGTAACTCGTGGAAGTGAAATGGTGTAGATGTGCCAGGTGGTagtatggaatcagcgcagtaaggtGGGTCAACCTGGAGAGGTAATAGAGTGGCCGAGAGGAGCTATCATGTTATGACATACCCATGAAAGCACTGTGAATGAAGTTGTCCAATTTGTTAGTGTGCGACCATAGACAGTCCAACGTCCCTACAAGGTGGGCAAGTAAGAACAGTGATCATAAAAAGATTCTAACCAACAGGGACTGGAGATGAGTGCCGCACCTAGTCAGTGACAAATGGTTTCAAATCAGCTGCTATTGTTAGTGAATGCAGTTCCATCTCAACCAGTTCCCAAGTGGACATTGCAGAGGCAACTGCACATTGTGGTCATTTGGAGTCAGGTACTTCACAAAAGATCATTGGTCATAGTGGTACATAAAGTGCCCAGTGGGCTAGATAACACAAAAACTGGACAGTAGCCGACTGCAGGCCTGTAGTGTGGTCTGATAAGTCATAATTCTCTCACTATTTCAAATCCTGTAAGGCCTCAAGAGCACTGGCAACCCAACAGATAGAAAACCTGCATTGTGTGGAGGATGTAGCTGAGGACAGAGTTAGTTCTGTGACGTATTGGAGGCACTTTTCCTAACATGACGTGGGCCCACTCATTCAGGTCACTATGAACATTAACCACGATGTTTATTTTAACATTATCGGTGGCCCAGTGTTGCCCTTTATAGCACATCTTCATGATGAATATTGTGTGGACACTTCTGTCTTCTAAGATGACAACAGCTGGGCTCACAGGgctacacacatacatgcctggtTTGACAAACAATAAGGTACCCTACAGTTCCCTGCTTGGCTAGCTAAATAACTTATCTTTAATCgcatagaaaatgtctgggactatttggaacagcagatGAAATATAGTAATCAACAAACATACAATATGGATTTAAACATCAACaaatggcttcagctggatatggcgtaCCAAAAGAAACTTGTGGACACTCTTGTTTGCCAAATTAAGAAAATTTCAAAGGTTTCAAGTGATATTACATGATATTAGTGTGATGTTTCCTGCTTGTGACTAATTTTCTGTCTGGTGTGCTTATTTTATAATGAACAGCACAAAACTGagtaagtgtaaaataatttcagtCAACTTACATCAAGAGTTACTATTTTTGCAGTGCCGTCCACTATCTGTTTTGGAGTGCAAGTCCTGAGAAAATCAATTAGCACTTTTGGATCATTTGTTTTACATCCCAGCACAGCACCCAAGGCAAACGACCTCTCCTTCAAAGTTTTTCTGCTTGCCCAAGGATTAAAAATAGAACCACTCTGTGCAATTGCTTTGTGAAAAAGTcctaaataagaaaatatatttaatatgtaacTGTATTAATAGGTCTAAATATTCAGTGAATCAAAAGCTATAATGacacaaatatgaaaaaaaaaaaaaacaacaacaacattctgcaaGAAACTTTGAAACTCCCTGAAAATATCAAACAATATTTCTTTAAACAGATGTGCGACAACACAATaaggaaaagtaaaggaaaaaacgtCAATGAAAATAACTTGAGTAGCAATAACcgcaacaaaattatattacatttatttctaaTCTAACTTCAAATGTGCACGCTACAGAGAACATTCACAAAGAGATATTGCACACGTAACATTATCGTATGGCATATTCCTCTCTCAGCTTACTCAAAGTGCGTACAGATAATATAGTAGTGGTATTAGCACAAGAAGTTACAAGTTGTAATTAAGAGAAGTCTGATTTATttggacattgtgtgtgtgtgtgtgtgtgtgtgtgtgtgtgtgtgtgtgtgtgtgtgtgtgcgcgcacgcatgcataaggcgcccccccccccctccccccacacacacacagacggtgATTAAAAAAATAGTTTACAAACTGACATAGCACATCGAGCATACAGCAAGGATCAGTAATTGCACAGGAACCGAGGGTCGTAAAAGCCATCCGGAGCTCTTAAATGGCACTGCAGTTATTTAGTCACATGCTACAACTGGACACCCACTACTGGAGATGCTCaaagttttgtccagatgcatTGAGACACGCTTGACATTGACGCTCCAGTGAATGGAACCTCCTCTTAAAGATACTTGAAGATATCCTGGTGCCACAACAGTCCTGTCCACTAGGTCCTCCAGTGATGTAACAGCTGTTTTGTACACAAGGCCCTTTAGATACCCCATTCCCACAGGAATTGGGACAGATTGGGTGATTGTGGTGGCCATGTGACTAACCTGCCACGCCAATCCAGTGGCCAGGAAAGGTTGCCGACCGATGTACCATCACTTGTCCGCTGAAATGCATGGGGGTTCCATTGTGCTGAAATTGAATGTTGTGATGAATAGGCATGAAACATCATACAGCATGACCGGCAGAACATCTCGCAGCAATACAAGATATGTGCAACCATCAAGTTGGTGTGGGGGAATGTACAGTCCAATTAAACAGACTCCCACGATGCTAGCCCACACTTTACGGGTAAATTTGCATTGTGAGGTATCATTGGTGAAAAGGAGACTCACTGTGAAGCTCCAGTCTGCAATCGATTCCTGCAGAAATCCCTGCACAAATCTCATATGCTAGTTGTAGACCCCTCAGTTGCAATGTCTGGAGGCATTGGAAATGAAACAGATGCTGACCTTTGTCGTGTACAATGGACGGACAGTTGGGCGATATCAATTGTCACATGATTTTCTCTGTTTCTCTCAAACACTATGAAGCTTTACCACAATATCTTGGGAATAATACATGGTACCTTCAGGAGAATGAAACTTGTAGTTTGGTGTAAATAGAGTATGACGACTGATCAGTACACCCTTGCTAGATCTTTTTATTTCTATGGGGTTTTGTAAGCAGCAAAATGGTGTACTGCAAATTGATTCATTTTTATAAGATGTTTGCAAAGCAGGTATCACAAAAGGAGAACAACATAACAATTACAAGTGAGCTCCAATGTTCTGTACTATCAACATTGTAAGGGAAGCTCAAAATGAATCACATATTTGGTGTCATgtagttaaaacacacacacacacacacacacacacacacacacacacacacacacacacacagagagagagagagagagagagagagagagagagagagagagagatatgcataTGCTACCAAAGGCATTCTAAACAATTACTACCTTTTGACATTGGAGATATCAAATGGTATTGTACAGAGGCACCACCAGCACTTTCACCAAATATTGTAACATTATTTGGGTCACCACCAAAGTTTATGATGTTCTGCTGAATCCATCTGAGGGCAGCTACTTGGTCCTTAAGGCCATTATTGCCTGGTATAGTTGCATCTTCCAAACTTAAAAAGCCTGTTGAGAAACAAACATTTGTCCACTTTTTAAACTGCTACATTATGTCTTAAAATTAATTAAAGCTTACAGAGAAACAGGCCTGTAAAATATGCTTCACAAAAGATATGTTCCGGCATTTCACACTGATTATCTTCACACGGAGAAAATGCTGATATTCAATAGAATTACAGAGTTGATTCCATTTAACAACTGCCTGAATTTTAATCACTTGTGCCACCTTTCTGTTACAACTGCTTTTTAGTTTTTGAACTGCCATCTGACTTATTCACCCTTCTATCTGTTCATTATATGGTGTCAAAACACCACCTATCCATGCACAAACATTAACACATAAGGAAAACAGTGTATTAGTTTTGTAGACGAATAATACGTGAAACTGCCTACAACAGTCATGTTATCAATGCTGAATGGTACATTCTACACTCAACAGTAAAGTAATACAAGACTGCTTGTAAGCGTTACTGACGTGGGTAACTTGAAATGTTTATTAGagcaattacagtgtttttctggtTTGAGGAAGGTAATCAAGACTACCTGCTAATTTGACCAAGAGAACTTAAGCAATGTTTCCACAAGGTATTTACCAAGAGCTCCAAGACGGTAATTCAATGTGACTACAATAACATCAGCAGCAACTAAATAATCTGGACCATAAAGATCAGTGTTTCCTGATCCAAATCCAAATCCACCTCCATGAAACCATACCATAACAGCTTTCAGTGACTCATTTTCTGAAGGAATCTGTAATGTATTACATTAAAACATATTTATTAGTAATGCCAAAAATCAGAATTACTcatcatgtgaatttttttttttagtaacaaaGCTATGAAAGCTTTACATTTGCACAGTTACACTAGGAGATCAAATGTGATTTTACCGCTTTTTATTTTGCTTTCACAAAGGGTATAAAAATTAGGGGTCAGGCAAATGAGAACGCATTACAAAGTGTTGGacttaatgtaaataaatgtgctTCTGATGAGGATTATCTGGAAAATACTTGATCTaacaatgaaaatacaaaaatagagtttaaaaaataatttacatttcCTAGTGCTCCAATGACATAACAACACCCTTGAAGTGGTTCTATGGTTATTCAATCATTCACTCCCACATCATGCTCTGTCAGTCCCATCAGGGAGGAGAGCCTTCACAGATGTGAAACAagtcaagttatacattaacaggcagaaTCAAACACTGCTGGCTACTTCTGCAAAATATATTAACAACAAATTATAACCAGTGCTGATCTACCCAAACCAATAATTATAGTaattacttctagattactttacacagggtggtcagtgagagtctgagaagcttgtaagggAGTTGCAGGGTAAGCTGTGATGAggagtaattgtttaacaaaaaatttgGCATGTTTTAGAGTTAATTAGGCCACTAAATGCACAAATTCAAGTGGTATGCCAGATAAAATTAATGCCAACTGTTCTCATAACCTAGGTGATATTGCACGAGACTGTTCAGCCCTTGGTTCAGGTCCAATTCCAACTACCATCACATGTCCAAGTTTTGCATcattctcttgttcagttttaggaaggcAAACCAAGAACACATTTGGTGACTGTCCCTGGCAGGTCACTTGAATTTGTTGCACACAATGGCCTGACTGactaacttcaatgataattaactctgaaatggtgcaatgcaaagaattttttcttgacaattatttgtcagcacaacctaccctgcaacacaattacaagcttttcagaccatttctgaccaccctgtatcgtTTGTTAGGAGAAAAATGACTACTTTGAAGAAAACAACTGCTGTTGTTACtatataatacttcaaacaaagcatATAGACTCTACACAGACCAATATTAACTGTCTACATGGAGTTTGACTATTATAGGTACAAACAAAAGGGGAAAGTTTAGGACAGTGAAACAAGCAAACTGTTGTCCTGTCTTGCCCTTTTCATTTGTACCTATAATAGTCAGTAGTCAAACACTCTATACATATTGGCAAAATCAAGTTCTGTCAGATACAAATATTAGAATGAGGTAGAATTTACATTCCCGAGAAAAAGTATTCATGTACACAGGGTGTCCCACCTAACTCTGCAATCTCACATATTtctgggaaaaaaaaaattgcaactggCAGGGATGAAACATGTCAGAGGCTCGCACAATGGGCAGGAATGTACAATCCACAAAAGTAACCAAAATTCTTTTCAAtacagtgttacatttatttaaatggGATGTGTATGTTTTTCTACCAATTGGACAGTGAAGGCAACC of Schistocerca serialis cubense isolate TAMUIC-IGC-003099 chromosome 2, iqSchSeri2.2, whole genome shotgun sequence contains these proteins:
- the LOC126457930 gene encoding juvenile hormone esterase-like isoform X2; amino-acid sequence: MAGVETVTVKVAQGILKGKVVEAKYGGKYCSFQGIRYAKPPVGPLRFQPPQPPESWTGIRDALEEGAVAPHADWVRQKYRGEEDCLFLNVYTPKIPSENESLKAVMVWFHGGGFGFGSGNTDLYGPDYLVAADVIVVTLNYRLGALGFLSLEDATIPGNNGLKDQVAALRWIQQNIINFGGDPNNVTIFGESAGGASVQYHLISPMSKGLFHKAIAQSGSIFNPWASRKTLKERSFALGAVLGCKTNDPKVLIDFLRTCTPKQIVDGTAKIVTLDDKRRGNSIPFLPIPEKDSGSSQEVFLPDNPQNIVKSGKFCDVPYLTGVTSHEGLMELRNILKKPELLKEIDADFERFVPEDMELRESERLKKASDMIRQFYFDGKALTKDSIMDYVNLQTDINFAHGVYQTANYHVKYSRSPLYYYNFGFDSVLGVFKRFVGASHLPGVCHIDDIGYLFHMSIVDITVEHDSIEMSTIRRMVKLWTNFAKTGDPTPHLDADVKVKWTPYSLTNPCYLNIDKDLSIRHSLNKERMEFWDDLYKWSTAASKL
- the LOC126457930 gene encoding esterase FE4-like isoform X1, with the translated sequence MILLKQILRTYVAISETSLSLFSRRCFLALTTNKKVLRLYSTRMAGVETVTVKVAQGILKGKVVEAKYGGKYCSFQGIRYAKPPVGPLRFQPPQPPESWTGIRDALEEGAVAPHADWVRQKYRGEEDCLFLNVYTPKIPSENESLKAVMVWFHGGGFGFGSGNTDLYGPDYLVAADVIVVTLNYRLGALGFLSLEDATIPGNNGLKDQVAALRWIQQNIINFGGDPNNVTIFGESAGGASVQYHLISPMSKGLFHKAIAQSGSIFNPWASRKTLKERSFALGAVLGCKTNDPKVLIDFLRTCTPKQIVDGTAKIVTLDDKRRGNSIPFLPIPEKDSGSSQEVFLPDNPQNIVKSGKFCDVPYLTGVTSHEGLMELRNILKKPELLKEIDADFERFVPEDMELRESERLKKASDMIRQFYFDGKALTKDSIMDYVNLQTDINFAHGVYQTANYHVKYSRSPLYYYNFGFDSVLGVFKRFVGASHLPGVCHIDDIGYLFHMSIVDITVEHDSIEMSTIRRMVKLWTNFAKTGDPTPHLDADVKVKWTPYSLTNPCYLNIDKDLSIRHSLNKERMEFWDDLYKWSTAASKL